CCCGCCCGTACTGTTGCTCGACGAGCCGACCTCCGGTCTCGACCCCGCGGGCCGCGACGCGATGCTCCGGCTCATCAAGGCGCTGGGGATCGACCACGGCAAGTCGATTTTGCTCTCCACGCACCTGCTCGCGGACGTCGAAGCCGTGTGCGAGCGGGTCGTCATCGTAGCCGGCGGCCGGGTGCGCGGGCAAGGCACGGTCGCGGAACTGTGCGCGCGCCGACAGGACCGGTTCCGGGTGCGCGTGCAGGGCGATTTCTCCGCGTTTCGCGCGGACATCGAGGGTGCCGGCGTGAAGTTCGTCGGCGACAACGGCCAGGGCGAGTGGCGCGTAACGGTTCCGCCCGGGTGGTCGAACCTCACGTTCTTCCAGCACGCGGACGCGCGAGGTGTGGTCATTCGCGCGCTCGTTCGCGACGACGAAACGCTTGAGGAGTTGTTCCTGCGCGCGGTGAGCAACTGAACTATGGAGCCGCCGATCCTTTTGTCTCTTATCAATCTGATCGCCAGCCCCGAACGGTACGACGGGAAACAAGTGGCCGTGGAGGGGTTTCTCAGTCTCGAACTGGACGGGACGTATCTTTTTCTTCACCGCGAGGATTGGGAATACGGACTGTTCCAGAACGCCTGTTGGGTGAGCATCCGGTACGGGGAACTCACACTGGAGCGCGCGAAACAGTTGCACCACCAGTACGTCCGGCTCGAAGCGACGTTCCGCCGGGAAGCGGTCGGCCACATGGGGGTGCAGGTGAACGGTACCCTTTGCGACGTCAAAAAGTACGACGTTTGTCCGCGTGCCCGGGACGTGAGTTTCCCTCTGCTCACCACAACGGACGAGCCAAAAGATGGCGCAAACTGACACACTCCTCCGCTACCGGCCGTGGCGCGGAACCCCGCGCGGGCCGCTGTTCGCCTCGACCGCGCTGGCCCGCGCCTCGCTGAAACTGCTCCTGCGCCGGCGGCTCATGTGGGGGCTGTTCGCGCTCGCGCTGCTCGTGTTCTTTTTCTTCTTTTACGCGCAGTACCTCGTGGTGTGGATCGCGAACCAGCTCGCCACCGAGACGGTCCGGTTTGCCGGGATTCCGGTCAACGCGCGCAACATCACGCGGTTCCTCGACCGGCTCGCGCTCAACGGAACCGACCACACGTTCGGGAACTTCATCTGGTACCAGGGGTACGTGCTCGTCATCGTGCTCGCGCTCGCGGGGTCGGTGCTGGTGGGCAACGACTTCTCGCACGGGAGCCTGCCGTTTTACCTCTCGAAACCGATCGGGCGCTGGCACTACGTTCTGGGGAAGTGTCTTGCGATTGGCGCGCTTATCAACCTGTTGACCACGGTGCCGGCGATTGTCCTGTGGCTCGAAGCCGGGCTGCTCTACGATTGGAAATCGTACTACCTCGAAAATTTCACGCTGCTCCTGGGTATCATTGGGTACGGGTTCGCGCTCACGATTACACTGAGCCCGCTCACCGTGGCGACGGCCGTACTCGTCCGGCGCACGGTGCCGATGGCGATGATCTGGATGGGCCTGTTCGTGCTGCTCCCGATGCTCTCCGGTTGGCTCGTGGAGACGCTGAAAGACGAGCGCTGGCGGCTCATCGATTTGTGGAACGATCTCTATTTGTGCGGCTTGTCGTGCCTGAGCGCGGACCCCGCGAGCATCCGCCCGCAACCGCAGCCGGAATACTGGCAGGCGTGGGTCGCAACGGGCGCCGTTGTGGCCGCGTGCGTGCTATACCTGCGTCGGCGGATTCAGGCGGTGGAGATCGTACAGTAGAACACCGAAAGCGAGCTGCGGAGCGGTGAGAGAATCAGCCATGATGCGCACCGAGTCGGAACTCGTCGCTCCCCCGCGCACGCACGCGGTCGTACCCCCGCCTCCACCCGTGCCCGCAGCGCGCCCCCCTTTGCTGCTGTTCGAGCAAGTCTCCAAGTGGTACGGAACCGTCCTCGCGCTGAACCAGGTGACGCTCGAACTGACGGGCGGAATCACGGGATTGGTGGGCGCGAACGGAGCGGGTAAATCGACGCTGCTCCGGATGGCGAACGGGCAACTGAAGCCGACGCTCGGCCGCGTCAGCGTGCGCGGGATCGATTCGTGGGACTGGCGCGCGCGGCGGTTGGTCGGGTACTGCCCGGATATCGATGCGTTTTACGAAGACCTGTCCGGCCGGCGGTTCGTGTGGGTGATGGCCCGGTTGTGCGGCTACACGCGCTCCGAATCGACCCGGCGCACGGAAGCCGTCCTCGGCCGCGTCGGCATGACCGACCGCGCCGACCGCAAGCTCCGCGGGTACTCGAAGGGCATGCGCCAGCGCATCAAACTGGCACAAGCGCTGTTACACGATCCAGAACTGCTAATACTCGACGAGCCGCTCTCGGGCATCGACCCAATTGGTCGCCAAGAGCTACTCGAACTCTTTCAGGCGCTCGCGGCGCAGGGGAAGTGCCTGCTCATTTCGAGCCACGAACTCGAAGCGCTGGAAAAGCTGACGAACCACGTCGTCATCATGGCGCGCGGTCGGGTCGCGGCGGTCGGCACGCTCCAGCAGATCCGCGATCTGCTCGACGACCACCCGCTCTCCGTGCGCATCGACGTGGACCGCCCGCGCGAGGTCGCCCGCCTGCTGCTTGAGACACCGGAAGTGCTCGCGGTGGACGTGGAGCCGAAACTCGCGGATGGCGTCGCGGCGCTGGTGGTGAAGGCCCGCAACCCGAAGCGGTTCTTCGAGCTGTTCGGCCGGCTCGCGGTCGAGCACCGGCTCGAAGTTCAGCGCCTCGAACCGCTCGACGAATCCGCCCACGCGATCCTGGGCTACCTGCTCGGCGGCTCCGGGAAGACGTGATTGAATTTGATTCGCACCTGTGAGTTTCTGGAGAGGGATAAGGAAGGTTTTTGTATCGCGTCCAGTTCAGACGGACGTGCCGCCACCCTAACAACCAACTCGGCGAGAGCCGTCGAAGGACGGGACGAATGCAGGTGCGTGAGGCGACCATCGCGGACGCGGCCGAGGTGTTGGCGTTCGTGCGCGCGAAAGCTCAGTTCGACCGAGAGTTGGGTGCCTTCACCGGCGAGTTGGGCACAAGTGAGGAACTCATTCGTCTGCACCTCTTCGGCCCGCGACCGTTCGCGTTCGCTTTGCTGGCGGGTGGACCGGGTCCGGCCGTCGGGTTCGCCCTCTATTATTTCCGCTACTCGTCCTTTCGGGGGCGCCCGAGTGTCTGGCTGGACGACCTTTACGTTCACCCGGCTGCCCGCCGACAAGGGGCCGGGCGGGGGTTGATGGGGCGGCTGGCGGAACTGGCGACCGCGGCCGATTGCACACACATCGCCTGGGTCGCCAGCGCGAGCAATACGGCCGCCATGAGCTTCTATCAACGGCTGGGAGCCGCCGCGGTCCACCAGACCGGAGATGCGGTAACTCTCCAGATCGAGCCGGCCGGATTGCTGGCCGCGATAAGCTCCGCCGAATGAGGTGCGTTATTCGGGTAGTGTTTGCACGATTTCTCTCTTGCTGTGAGGCAAGGAACTGCAAGCCGGTGTGCAAGTGACGAGCGCCTCGGGTGCTAATCAAATACCGAAGAAGAAGCATTTTTGACGGGATTAACCGGATCGACGGGATTCAGAAGGTCAATCGTTTTGGGAGCAGGGCCGTTGAGTTCTGGTGGTTACACCCGCTCGTTAGCACTCGCGGTTCGCCAAAAGATTTAGGCGAACCGCGAGTGCTAACGAGCGGGTGGGTGTTTTAAATTAGAACGACATATAGATAAAAGGCTCGATCGGCAGAGTCATGCGGAACAGCGCGTAGTGTAGGACCACCGCGACACCGAGCCCCAGCACGAACGAAAACAGGTAGCGAGCGTACCGGATCACGGTTGGGCCTCCTCAAGGTAACCGAGCTGAGCGGCTTTGCGGCGCACGATCGGGGCGAGTTCTGCGGCCATCCGCCGGCCCCCGGCGACCGTGAGGTGAACGTGGTCGTAGTAGTCGTCGGCCCCGTAGCCCCGGCCCACCTCGACGACCGACACCCCGGCCCGCTCGTAGATCGCGCTCATGGCCGGCCCCATCGCGTCGTGCGTGAGGCGCTCGTCGGGGGACAGCAGGTTAATAAAGTGCGGGTGCAAACGAGAAGCGACCACGATCAGCCGTTCGCGCATCGGGGCCGGGAAATCGTTGCGCAGCCCGGACTCTGCCGGGAACGTCCCCCCGAGTTCGTGGGGCGGGATCACTTCGCCCGAGGGCCGGCGCAGCACCGGGCGCAACGAGTTGATAATCGCCTGGGTGTGCGGCATGACTTGTGGTTGTAACCTCTCCAAGAGGGCCATCGCTGCGGGGGGGCAGGTCGGGTCCGGGTCCGGATAGGTCTTCCGGGCGCGGTACCACGTTTTCGCGAGCGGTTTGCACCACACGGACACGGCGTACTCGTACTCGAACCCGTTCCAGAGGTCGCGGTAATTCAGCCAGCGGTCGAGTCGGGCCTGGCGCTCCATCTCGTCGCGCCGGTTCTGATCCTTTGCACCGGGGGCGCCCGCGTCCGCCCGTTGGTCCAGTGGCAGCGCGAGGCGCGTGACGCGCTCCGGGGACTCGAGCAACCGGTCGCGGTAATAGGCGTCCCAGAAGAACCACTGGGTCGTCGGGCGCCCATCCGGTTCGCCGAGCGGGCTGGTCGGCGCGAGCCACATGTTCGTGAGGACGATCATCCGGTGGTGGCCGTCGCGGTACATCATCTCCGCGGCCACGGTGCCGAACTCCTGGGGGTCCAGGCCGGGCAGCGCCAGGTTGATGACCTTGTACCGGTCCCCGAGTGCGGCCTGGAGCGCCCGGGTCCACACGCCGTCCGGCCCCTGCCCGCTGCCGAGGAACACCGAGTTCCCGCCCACCACGACCACGATTTGGTCGGGGCGCGCGGTTTCGTGCATTATCGCGCGCACCTGGTTCGCGCCGACCTGGTAATTGCTCCGGTAGTCCGTTTCCGCCGTGAACCGCTCGAAGTTCCGGAATATGTTGGTCCGCCCGACCGTGTGCCCGCCCCAGGCGCAGGCCGCGAATCCGACCACCACGCCGGCCAGCAGCGGCACCGGACTGATCACCCGATCGAGCAGACCATCGAACCGGGGCATGGCGTCACACCTTTACGAAGAGGAGCCGGGCCATCTTCATCGCCTCCGGCGCCGGGTAGAAGAACAACAACCAACCGATGGCGACGAACCCCATCGTGAGAACCCAGCCCACGAGCGGAACCCGGTCGAACACGAAGCCGATCCCGCGCCCGAGCGGTCCCAGTACGTCCCGGTACGTGGAGGCGACGGCGATGCCGACCCCGTGGTACAGGCCCCACAGGAGGAAGTTCCACCCCGCGCCGTGCCACAGGCCGCAGATCGCGAACGCGATCAGCCCGTTGACCACCTTGCGCGCCACCCCGCGGCGGTTCCCCCCGAGGGCGAAGTAGATGTAGTCCCGGATCCACAAACTCAGGGAGATGTGCCACCGCCGCCAGAAGCTCGTGACGCTCCCGGCCAGGTAGGGCCAGCAGAAGTTCGCGGGGAGCCGGATCCCGAACATCCGGGCGAAGCCGATCGCCATGTCGGAGTAGCCGCTGAAGTCCCACAAGATGCGCAGCGCGAGGAGCCCCAGGAACTGCCAGCGGTCGAGGACCGTCATTCCCGCGTAGAGCGGGGCGGAGTAGGCGATCCAACCGGTCAGGTTGTCGGCGGCGAACTTCTTCACGAGCCCGATCGCGACGCGGACCAGTCCGACCGCCACGTCCTGGCTGTTCACGCCCCCGGCGCCGCACCGGAGCGCTTCAAAGAAGTGCTGGTACCGCTTGACCGGACCGGCCACGATCGACGGCCAGAAGACGGTAAACAGGGCGAAGTCGAACGGGCTCCGGATCGGCCGGTCGCCCCGGCACACGTCGATCAGGTAGTGGACGAACTCGAACACGAAGAAGCTGATCGCGAGCGGGGCCGTGATCGCGCGGAGCCCCTGGGCGTGGGCCTCCACGAAGCCCGCCGCACCCGGCCACACCGACACCAGCACCTGCGTGGCGAGGAACGTGGCGTACTTGTAGTAGATCAGCGCCAAGCAGCTCGCGGCGATGCCCGCGTAACACGGCCCGCGCCAGCGCGTGAGCCCCGCCAGATAGACGAACGTCCCCAGCACGACGATCGGAACGACCCCGGCCGGACCCGCGAAGTGCGTGTGGAACGTGACGCTACCGACGAGTAGGATCAAGCGGCGAAACGCCGGGAATGGGCAGAACCAATATACCGGGTAAAGTGAGACAATGAAAAATACGAACCAATAAGTCAAGAACAACATAGGGGTCGCCCCAGACCAGTGATTCGCAGACTTTTTCAGTACCCGTATCGGCCCGTCACGAGCCTCGACTGCAACATTTTCGCCGCATGATTGTCAGGTCGTTAGGCGAGTAATGCCCGATCTGTTCTGGGAGCGGAGGGGTAGAAAAGATCGTACGGGGGCGAAACCTCACGTCGCGCGATTCGCCGGAATCCGGTCTTTACAAATACTGAACATAAGTTTAAAATTCATCGAGGTGAATCGGCCCACGGCGTGCGTGGTCGTGAGGCGCTTTGCGGTTACGAAGCGGGCAAGAAATGGAGAAAATGGCGGAGGATGTTAGCCGAATCAGCGCCGGGAACGTCTGCCGAGTAGCATAACCTCCAGGAAAATGGAGAAAATGATACAAGATGTTACGGCCGAAACGGGGAACTGGTCACGTATCGGCACAGGTTCGCAAGAAATCTCAGTCGTTAATGTGTTTCTCAGCGGGGGCACTGGCTCCCGGACCCGAAAACGTTAGCAATTGTTAGCAGGGCTTCCCGAGGCCCATTACAAGTGGGGTGGTTCGTGGAAGAACGTCAACGCGGATTGATGCGCGAATGAGTAACG
This region of Gemmata massiliana genomic DNA includes:
- a CDS encoding ABC transporter ATP-binding protein; the encoded protein is MMRTESELVAPPRTHAVVPPPPPVPAARPPLLLFEQVSKWYGTVLALNQVTLELTGGITGLVGANGAGKSTLLRMANGQLKPTLGRVSVRGIDSWDWRARRLVGYCPDIDAFYEDLSGRRFVWVMARLCGYTRSESTRRTEAVLGRVGMTDRADRKLRGYSKGMRQRIKLAQALLHDPELLILDEPLSGIDPIGRQELLELFQALAAQGKCLLISSHELEALEKLTNHVVIMARGRVAAVGTLQQIRDLLDDHPLSVRIDVDRPREVARLLLETPEVLAVDVEPKLADGVAALVVKARNPKRFFELFGRLAVEHRLEVQRLEPLDESAHAILGYLLGGSGKT
- a CDS encoding MBOAT family O-acyltransferase, with protein sequence MILLVGSVTFHTHFAGPAGVVPIVVLGTFVYLAGLTRWRGPCYAGIAASCLALIYYKYATFLATQVLVSVWPGAAGFVEAHAQGLRAITAPLAISFFVFEFVHYLIDVCRGDRPIRSPFDFALFTVFWPSIVAGPVKRYQHFFEALRCGAGGVNSQDVAVGLVRVAIGLVKKFAADNLTGWIAYSAPLYAGMTVLDRWQFLGLLALRILWDFSGYSDMAIGFARMFGIRLPANFCWPYLAGSVTSFWRRWHISLSLWIRDYIYFALGGNRRGVARKVVNGLIAFAICGLWHGAGWNFLLWGLYHGVGIAVASTYRDVLGPLGRGIGFVFDRVPLVGWVLTMGFVAIGWLLFFYPAPEAMKMARLLFVKV
- a CDS encoding GNAT family N-acetyltransferase; the encoded protein is MQVREATIADAAEVLAFVRAKAQFDRELGAFTGELGTSEELIRLHLFGPRPFAFALLAGGPGPAVGFALYYFRYSSFRGRPSVWLDDLYVHPAARRQGAGRGLMGRLAELATAADCTHIAWVASASNTAAMSFYQRLGAAAVHQTGDAVTLQIEPAGLLAAISSAE
- a CDS encoding ABC transporter permease — translated: MAQTDTLLRYRPWRGTPRGPLFASTALARASLKLLLRRRLMWGLFALALLVFFFFFYAQYLVVWIANQLATETVRFAGIPVNARNITRFLDRLALNGTDHTFGNFIWYQGYVLVIVLALAGSVLVGNDFSHGSLPFYLSKPIGRWHYVLGKCLAIGALINLLTTVPAIVLWLEAGLLYDWKSYYLENFTLLLGIIGYGFALTITLSPLTVATAVLVRRTVPMAMIWMGLFVLLPMLSGWLVETLKDERWRLIDLWNDLYLCGLSCLSADPASIRPQPQPEYWQAWVATGAVVAACVLYLRRRIQAVEIVQ